In Sphingomonas oryzagri, the genomic stretch GCCGGTGCGGACGCCAATGCGCGGATGCGCCAGCGGATCCTCGATGAACTGACCACCACCTTCGCGAGCCGTTACACCGCGACGATAGGACTGGCAGAAGCACTGCAACCAGAGGTGCTCAAGATCTACGAGCGGAAGGCCACGGGCGAGAAGTATCTGATCGATCCGACGCGCGGCTAATCGGACAGAAGCGGCTATTCCGGATCGAAGAGGCCGTCGCCCAGCACGGCTTCGTAGGTGGCGATGGCCTCGTCGATCGACTGGCCATCGCCCGCGCCCTGAAGATCGTGGGCCGCGTTGATCGAAGCCAGCAGCAGGTGCGCGGCGATCAGCGGATCGACCGGCCGCACCGTCCCCTCGCCCATCGCCTCTACGAGCGCCCCCATCACGGCCAGCGCGAAGCGCTCCGCCTGCAGAAAGGCCAGATCGCGTACGGCCGGCGGCATCGCCTGATAGGCCGTGACGCGCAGCAGCGGGAATTCGTTGGCAAGCTGGAGAGCCAGTGCCGAGGTGACGGTGGTCGAGATACGCCGCCACGGCGAGTCATGCTCGCGGTACGCCTTGGCTCGTAAATCCGCCAGGCGGCGGCGGCTGATCCGCCAGCAGGAGACGATCAGATCGTCCTTGGCATCCAGGTGGTGGTAGAAGCTGCCCTTGGTCCGATTGAGTTCGGCCATGATCCGCTTGACCGAAGCGCCGCGATAACCGGTGTCGTTGATCAGCCGGATGGCGACCCGCAGAAAACTCTCCTGCTCGCCCGGCTCGGTGACCGGATCGGGTTCCACCACGCGGACATCCCACGGCGTGCCGGGCGTCGTGATGCCGCCGTCGAGGATATGGAAGAAGCGCCGGCGGACGTTGGGAAGATCGCCGATCGCGAACTGACCAAGCCAGGTATATTGCCAGAACAGCGCCTCGTTGAGGATGTGGGCGCGTGCGGTAAGCAGGCGCTTGTGCGCCTCATCACGCGGCGGGCCGAAGAAGCCCCGAACCTCCCGCATGACGGCGCGGTATCGGGCGACCAGGCGACCGCGCGCCTCCTCATCCATCGATCGCATCTCGGAGAGGTTGGCGATCGGACGACCACCCTCCCGCTGCGCCTGCGCGAACTCGTCAAAGTAAAGCGCTATGTAGCGCTCGACACAGGCGCGGGGCGTGGGTTCGGCGGCCGCTGAGTGGACCATGACCTCCAATCGCGCCAGCGCATCGTCGAAGATGGCGGCGAGCAACTGATCCTTGCGGCGGAAATAATAGGTCACGCTGGTCGTGGTGAGGCCGAGTTCGCCCGCCACCTCCGCCAGCGTCATGCCACGCATACCTTTTCGGTTGAGCAGGATGGTCGCGGCATCGACGATCCGCTGTTTCTGCCTCTCATAGCGGCTGGCTTGATCGGGAGCCGGGATCCCGGTCTCGACATCGTCGTTGGTGGCCACGGAAACGCGCATACGCCGACTTATCGCCAAAGCCCATTCCTGTCGACCCGAAGATCACGTAGATTCTCGCCGATTTCGAATATTGGGTCAAATTCCGAAACATGGCGCACACAATGCCGTTCCGACCCCAGTACGGTATTAAAAAGGTGCCTGACGGGCTGGACAGCAATTCTCCTTGCCGCCATGAACGGCATAAATTCGAACTTGGGGTACGCAACCCGAGTCGATGAACGCAAGGAGCGGATGAATGGACTTTACGCTCACCGAGCGAGAGCGGCACTTCCAGGGCCACGTCCGCGATTTCATGAATGCGCAGGTCCGCCCACGTCTCGCCGAATGTGCGCGCGAACTGGAAACCGGCGATCGCTGGACGCCGCTGGAGACGATCGAAACGCTCAAGCCAAAGGCCAGGGCGGCTGGTCTATGGAACCTGTTCATGCCGCCCGCCTCCGGCCACGCGCATGTCGATGACAGCTTCGCCTTCGAGGGCACCCAGCTCAGCAATCTGGAATACGCGCTGTGCGCCGAGGAGATGGGGCGCATCGTCTGGGCATCCGAGGTGTTCAACTGCTCGGCGCCCGATACCGGCAACATGGAGGTACTCCACCGCTACGGCACGCGGGAGCAGAAGGATCGTTGGCTGAAGCCGCTGATGGCGGGCGAGATCCGTTCCGCTTTCCTGATGACCGAGCCGGAGGTCGCCTCGTCCGATGCCACCAACATCCGCACCTCGATCGTGCGCGACGGCGATCATTATGTGATCAACGGGCGCAAATGGTGGTCTTCGGGCATGGGCGATCCGCGCGCGAAGCTCGCGATAGTCATGGGCAAGACCAACCCGGACGCACAGGCTCATGCCCAGCAGGCGATGATCCTTGTCGATGTCGATACGCCCGGCGTGAAGGTCGAGCGGCTGCTGTCGGTCTACGGCTACGATCACGCGCCGCACGGCCATGCCGAGGTGACGCTCACCGACGTGCGCGTGCCGGCGGAAAATCTCCTGCTCGGCGAGGGGCGCGGCTTCGAGATCGCGCAGGGACGGCTCGGGCCGGGGCGCATCCACCACTGTATGCGCACGATCGGCGCGGCCGAGGAGGCGCTGGAGGCGATGGCGCGGCGGCTGATGTCTCGCACCGCCTTCGGCAAGCGTATCGCCGAGCACAGCATATGGGAGGAGCGCCTCGCCCGCGCCCGCATCGACATAGAGATGACCCGCCTGCTCTGCCTCAAGGCTGCCGACATGATGGACCGCGCCGGCAACAAGGCGGCCCGCAACGAGATAGCGATGATCAAGGTGCAGGCGCCGATGATGGCGCTCAAGATCATCGACGATGCGGTGCAGGCACATGGCGGCGGCGGCGTCTCGGGCGATTTCCAGCTGGCGGCGGACTGGGCGAACATCCGCACGCTGCGCCTCGCCGACGGGCCGGACGAGGTCCACGCCCGCGCCATCGCCCGCGCCGAACTCGGCAAGTATCGGGACGCCGCCCGGTGAGCGATCTCGACGATCTGGCGCTGAAGGTCTGGCTCGACCGAACGCTGCCCGATTTCGACGGCGCGGTTGCGATCGAGAAATTCCCTGGCGGCCAGTCCAATCCAACCTACAGGATTGCGACGTCGGCCGGCCATTTCGTCCTGCGCCGCAAACCGTTCGGCCAACTGCTCCCGTCGGCTCATGCTGTCGAACGGGAATACCGCCTGCTGGCCGCGCTGCACCCGACCGGCTTTCCGGTACCCCGCCCGATCGCACTGTGCGAGGACGCGGGCGTGATCGGTGCCGCCTTCTACCTGATGGAACTTGTAGAGGGCCGCACCCTGTGGGACGGCACCCTGCCCGATATCGCGAAGGCCGACCGCCGCGCTTATTACGAGGCGATGATCGATACACTGGCGGCGCTCCACGCGGTCGATCACGAGACGGTCGGACTTGGTGATTTTGGCCCGCCGGGCAATTATTTCGAGCGGCAGGTCCAGCGCTGGACCAAGCAATATCGCGCCTCGCAGACCGACGACATCCCGGAGGTCGAGAAGCTGATCGAGTGGCTGCCCCGCACCCTGCCGGCGCAGACCCGCACCTCGATCATTCACGGCGACTACCGGATCGACAACCTGATCTACGCGGCGGACGCGCCCAAGGTGGCGGCGGTGCTGGACTGGGAGCTGACCACGATCGGCGATCCGCTCGCCGACTTCACCTACCTCGCGATGAACTGGGCGATGCCGCGCGACGGGCGCTCCGGCCTCGCCGGCGTAGATCTGGATGCCGAGGGCCTGCCGCCGCTTGATGCGATGGTGGAGCGGTACTGCACGGCGAGCGGGCGCGACGGGCTGCCCGATCTGCACTGGTATTTCGCCTACAATCTGTTCCGGCTGATCGGCATCGTCCAGGGCATCAAGAAGCGCATGATCGACGGCAATGCCTCGAGCAGCAGGGCAGCCGATACCGTCGCCAAGCTAGGGCTGCTGACCCAGGCCGCCTGGGCCGAGGCCCGCAAGGCCGGTGCAACCGACTAAGGAGAGAGACGCGCATGGATTTGTTCGATCTGAGCGGCAAGATCGCGATCATCACCGGATCCTCGCGCGGTATCGGGCGCGCCATTGCCGAGGCATATGCCGATGCCGGCGCGAAGGTGGTGATCTCCAGCCGAAAGCAGCCGGCCTGCGAGGAAGTCGCTGACGCGATCAACGCGAAGCATGGCGAGGAACGCGCTGTCGCCGTCGCAGCTAGCATCTCGGACAAGGCGGCGCTGGAGGCGCTGGTCGCAGAGACCCGCCAGCGCTTCGGGCAGATCGACATCCTCGTCTGCAATGCCGCATCCAATCCCTATTACGGGCCGATGGCGGGGATCAGCGACGAGCAGTTCCGCAAGATCTTCGACAACAACGTGCTCGCCAATCACTGGCTGGTCAGCATGGTCGCGCCCGAGATGATCGAGCGCAAGGACGGCGCGATCGTCATCGTCTCGTCGATCGGCGGTCTGATCGGATCGGACGTGATCGGCGCCTACAACGTCTCAAAGGCGGCGGACTTCCAGCTGGTCCGCAACCTCGCGATCGAGTTCGGCAAGCACAATGTCCGCGTCAACGCGATCGCGCCGGGCGTCATCCGCACCGATTTCGCCAAGGCTTTGTGGGAGGATCCCAAGGCCGAGGCGGCGCTCAAGCGCGTGACCCCGCTCGGCCGCATCGGCGAGCCGGACGAGATCGCCGGCGCGGCGGTGTTCCTCGCCTCCAAGGCGGGGTCCTATGTCACCGGGCAGGGCATCGTCGTCGATGGCGGCACGACCATCAAGGGCGGCCTGTGATGGCGGGACGGTTCGCAGGGAAGAGCGTCCTCGTCACCGGCGCCGGATCGGGCATCGGCCGCGCCACCGCACGGCTGTTCGCCAGCGAAGGCGCGAAGGTGCTGGCGGTCGACGTGACCGACGGCGTCGAGGAGACCGCCGCCGGGCATGACGGCATCTTCGCAATGCGCGGCGACGCGGGCAGCGAGGCCGACGTCACCGCGATGATCGCGGCGGCGATCGAAAAGCAGGGCGGGATCGACGTGATCTTCGCCAATGCCGGGATCAGCGGCGGCCTGCCCGGCATCCTCGATCAGAGTGTCGAGGATTGGCAGGCGCTGTTGCAAGTCAATTTGATCGGCCCGTTCCTTGCGATCAAGCATGGCGCGAAGGCGATGCTCGATGCCGGAAAACCTGGCGCGATCGTCTGCACCGCCTCGGTCGCGGGCTTGCGAGCCGGCGCCGGCGGGCCGGCTTATTCTGCTTCCAAGGCGGGGGTTATCAACCTCGTGCAGACGGCGGCGCAGCAACTCAGCGGATCGGGCATCCGGGTCAACGCGGTCTGCCCCGGCCTGATCGAGACGGGCATGACCCAGCCCTTCTACGACCTCGCCCGCGCCAAGGGGAAAGGCGATCAGCTGGGGATGCTCAACCCCCTCAAGCGCGGCGGCGAGCCGATCGAGATCGCCACCGCCGTCGCCTTCCTCGCGTCCGACGAGGCCAGCTACGTCAACGGTCATGCGCTGGTCGTCGATGCCGGCCTCTCCTCCTCCCATCCCTTCGCCCGGCCGCGCGGCATCGGCGAAACGACCTTCTGACGAAAGGCTCTCCATGATCGAGACCAAGCAGCACGACGACGTCCTCGAGATCGTGATGACCAACCCGCCGGTCAACGCGCTCGGCGCGGGCGTCCGCACCGGCTTGTCCGAGGCGATCGCCAAGGCGCAGGCCAATCCGGCAGTGAAGGCGATCGTCATCCGGGGCGGCGGCAAGATGTTCTCGGGCGGCGCCGACATCACCGAATTCGGCAAACCGCCGGTCGGGCCGATGCTGCCCGAGGTTGTCGACGCGATCGAGGCGAGCGACAAGCCCGTCGTCGCGGCGATCCACGGCATGGCGCTGGGCGGCGGGCTGGAGGTGGCGCTGGGCGCGCACTACCGCATCGCCGCGCCCAAGGCGAAGCTGGGCCTGCCCGAGGTGCTGCTCGGCATCCTGCCGGGCGCGGGCGGCACCCAGCGGCTGCCACGTTTGATCGGGGCGGAGGCGGCGCTCGGCATGATCGTCTCGGGATCGCCGATCCCGGCGACCAAGGCGGCGCAGGCCGGCCTGATCGATAGACTGGCGGAGAGCGACGAGACGCTGGGCGATGAGGCGATCGCTTTCGCCCGCACGCTCGACGCGCCGCGCCGCACCGGCGACCGCACCGTCTCGGCGGATGCCGGGGTGTTCGAGAAGTTCGCCGCCGACAACGCGCGCAAGATCAAGGGCCTCGACGCGCCCAAGGCCTGCATCGAGGCGGTGAAGGCGGCGACCGAACTGCCGCTCGATCAGGGGCAGCAGAAGGAACGGGCGCTGTTCATGCAGCTCGTCACCGGCGAGCAGTCCAAGGCGCTGCGCCACGTCTTCTTCGCCGAGCGCACCGCCGCCAAGATCGACGGCCTGCCCAGGGACATCCAGCTCCGCCCGATCAGGCAAGTCGGCGTGATCGGCGCCGGCACGATGGGCGGCGGCATCTCGATGAACTTCCTGTCGGCGGGCATCCCGGTCACCATCGTCGAGATGGCGCAGGAGGCGCTGGATCGCGGCACCGGCGTCATGCGCAAGAATTACGAGGCGACCGCCGCCAAGGGCCGCCTGACGCCCGAGCAGGTGGAAAAGGCGATGAGCCTGCTCACCCCGACGCTCGATTTCGGCGCGCTCGCGCACTGCGATCTGATCATCGAGGCGGTCTACGAGAATATGGACGTGAAAAAGGAGATCTTCGCCAAGCTCGACGGCATCGCCAAGCCGGGCGCGATGCTCGCGTCGAACACCTCCTATCTCTCGATCGACGAAATCGCGACCGCCACCAAGCGCCCGCAGGACGTGCTCGGCCTCCACTTCTTCTCGCCCGCCAACGTGATGAAGCTGGTCGAGGTGGTGCGGGGCGCGAAGACGGCGCCCGATGCGCTGGCAACCGGCATGGCGCTCGCGCAGAAGATCGGCAAGGTGCCGGTCGTCTCCGGCGTCTGCTACGGCTTCATCGGCAACCGCATGCTGATCCCGCGCCAGACCAACGCCAACGCGCTGCTGCTGGAGGGCGCCACGCCCGAGCAGGTCGATCGCGTGCATACCGCCTTCGGCATGCCGATGGGGCCGTTCCAGATGGCCGACCTCGCCGGTGTCGACATCGGCTGGCACCGCGATCCCGAGCGGATCGAGAGCCTGCAGGATGCGCTCTGCGCGCAAGGCCGCTGGGGCCAGAAGAAGCAGGCCGGCTTCTACGATTACGACGAGAAACGGAAGCCGACGCCGTCGCCCGTCGTCGCGCAGATCATCGACGATTTCCGCGCGAAGGCCGGGATCACGCCGCGCAGCATTTCGGACGACGAGATCATGGTCCGTACGCTCTACACGATGGTCAACGAAGGGGCCGACATCCTCGCCGAGGGCATCGCCCAGCGCGCGTCGGATATCGATGTCGTGTGGAATTACGGCTATGGCTGGCCGCGCCACAAGGGCGGCCCGATGTTCTGGGCGGACCAGATCGGGCTCGACACCGTGGTCGACGGGCTGAAGCGCTACGAGACTGCGCTGGGCGGGGATTTTACCCTCTCGCCGTTGCTCGCGAAGCGCGCCGCCGAAGGCAAGCCGCTCGACCGGTAAAACCGGCGAGCCACCCCAAGAGAGAGGATCGCAACATGCCCCTTCGCTTCGCCGAGCCGGCGCCCGAGGCCTACCAGTTCCCGCTGACCATCCGCCACCTGCTCGACAGCGCGATGATGACCGCGCCCGATCAGGAGATCGTCTATCGCGACCAATCCAGCTACACCTATCGCGAGTTCTTCGGCCGCATCGGCCGGCTCGCCTCGCTGCTGGAGGGCGTCGGCGCCGAACAGGGCATGACGGTCGCGGTGATGGACTGGGACAGCCATCGCTATCTCGAGGCCTATTTCGCGGTGCCGATGATGGGATCGGTGCTGATGATGGTGAACGTGCGCCTTCCCCCGCCGCAAGTCGCGTACACGCTCAACCACGCCAGGGCCGAGATCCTGCTCGTCCACCGCGACTTCTTCCCGCTGGTGGAGGCGATCTTGCCGTCGCTGCCGCATGTGAAGGCGGTGATCGCGATCATGGACGGGACGGAGGGTGCTTTGCCGTCTTATGCCACCGGCGAATATGAGGCGCTGTCGGCCGCGGCCTCGCCCGATTATCCGTTCGAGGATTTCGACGAGAATGCCGTCGCCACCACCTTCTACACCACCGGCACCACCGGCAATCCCAAGGGTGTGACCTTCACCCACCGGCAGCTGGTGCTGCATACGCTGGTGGCCAACGGGCCGGGCGGCGGATCCAAGGCGGCGCCGGGCTTCGGCTATGGCGATGTCTACATGCCGTTGACGCCGATGTTCCACGTCCATGCCTGGGGCGTGCCCTATATCGCGACGATGCTGGGGCTGAAGCAGGTCTATCCCGGCCGTTACGAGCCGGACCTGCTGTGCCGCCTCGCGACCGATCACAAGGTCACCTACTCGCATTGCGTGCCGACCATCCTGCAGATGATCTTCCAGGCCGCCGACCAGACCGGCAAGGATCTTACCGGCTGGAAGCTGACGATCGGCGGGTCGGCGATGAGCAAGGCGCTCTGCTCCGAAGCGCGGCGCCGCGGCATGGAGGTGCTATCGGGTTACGGCATGTCGGAAACCTGCCCGATGGTGTCCATGGCCCGTCCGGATGCAGGCGAGACCGACGAAGACAGGATCGTCGCCCAGCTCACCACCTCGGGCGTCACTGTGCCGCTCGTCACCGCGCAGATCGTCGACGACGCGATGAACGTGTTGCCGCGCGACGGCAAGGCTCGCGGCGAGCTGGTGCTGCGCGCGCCGTGGCTCACCCCCTGCTACACCGGCGATGCGAAAGCGAGCGAGACGCTGTGGCACGGCGGCTGGCTGCACACGCAGGACATCGCCACGATCGACCCCGACGGCACGATCACCATCCGCGATCGCCTCAAGGACGTGATCAAGACCGGTGGCGAATGGATCGATTCCATCCACCTCGAGGAACTGGTCGCCACCGCCGAGGGCGTCGCCGAAGCCTCCGTCGTCGCGATCCCCGATGCGAAGTGGGGCGAGCGGCCGCTGGCGGTGGTGGTGCCCAAACCGGGAGCCACGATTACGCTGGACGCGCTCAACGCCCCCGTCGAGGCGGCGATCGCCGAGGGGGCGATCACCCGCTACGCCCGGCTGGAGCGCTTCGAGATCGTTGCCCAGCTGCCGCGTACCAGCGTCGGCAAGATCGACAAGAAGGCGATGCGCGCCTCCTATGCCGAGGCCCCGCAGGCAGCGGTAGCCTGAGGCGGTGGAGGGCTTCGCCTTCCACTACGGCCCGCGCCTGCTGGCGGGAGAAGGGGCATCAGCGCGGATCGGTGACCTGATCCCCGACGGGCCGGCGCTGTTCGTCACCGACGCCCAGGTCGTGAAGCTCGGCCTCTCGGACGCCGCGCTCGCAGGGTTGCGCGAGGGTGGGCGCGAGATCGCGCTGTTCGATGCGGTCGAGGCCGATCCGTCCCGAGCCACGCTGGAGGCGGTGGTCGCGGCGGGGCGGAGCCGCCATGTCGAAAGCGTGGTCGGCTTCGGCGGCGGCAGCCCGATGGATGTCGCCAAGCTCGCAGCCTACCTGCTCGGGTCGGAAGATGACCTCGATGCGATATGGGGCGTCGGCAAGGCGCGTGGCACCGGCTTGCCGCTGGTGCTGGTGCCGACGACGGCTGGCACCGGATCGGAAGCGACACCGGTTTCGATCATCACGCTACCGGGTGACGAGAAGCGCGGCGTCTCGTCGACGGCGCTGATCGCCGACCATGCCGTGCTCGATCCGCTGCTGACGCTCGGCCTGCCCCGCCCCGTCACCGCCGCCACCGGAATGGACGCGATGGTCCATGCGATCGAAGCCTATACCTCGGCGCACCTCAAGAATCCGCTGTCGGACATACTCGCGCGCGAGGCGCTGCGCCTGCTGGCGGGCAATCTTCTGACCGTCTGCGAAACTCCCGGCGATGTCGCGGCGCGATCGGCGATGCTGCTTGGCGCGCATCTCGCCGGCGTCTCCTTCGCGAACGCGCCTGTGGCGGGCGTGCACGCCCTCGCCTATCCGCTTGGCGGCCGTTTCCACGTACCGCATGGCCTCTCCAACGTGCTGATGCTGCCCCATGTGCTGGGCTTCAACATGGGCGCCGCATTGCCGCTCTATGCCGAACTTGGCCCCATTGTCGATCCGGCGCTTGAGGGCCTTGGCAGTCAGGCACAGGCCGCAGGACTCGTCGAGGCGCTGCGCCGCATGTCGGTGGAGGCCGGGATGCCGCAACATTTGCGGGACGTCGGTGTCAGCGCCGCCGATCTGGATACGCTCGCCGCCGATGCCATGTTGCAGGAGCGATTGCTGCGCAACAATCCATGCCCGATCGCGCTGCAAGACGCGCGCCTGCTCTACGAGGCGGCGCTATGAGCCGCGCACCGCTCCGCCCCCGCTCGGCCTATCGACACTGGACACCGATCACGACGCGCTGGCACGACAACGACGTCTACGGCCACGTCAACAACACGGTCTATTATGGGTGGTTCGATACGGCGGTGAACGCATGGCTCGTCGAGACCGAACTGCTCGATGTCGAGGCAGGCGATCCGATCGGTCTGGTCGTCGAAACGGGGTGCCGCTACGCCGCGTCCCTGGCCTTCCCGCAGAAGGTCGAGGTCGGGCTGGCCGTGGCGAAGCTCGGCACCTCCAGCGTCACCTATCATCTCGGCATCTTCGCGGAAGGTGCGGCCGATGCCGCCGCCGAAGGCCATTTCACCCACGTCTATGTCGGCCGCGACAGCCGCCGCCCCGTTCCCCTGCCCGCCGACTGGCGGGACATGCTCGAAAGGCTGATCTGATGGATCTCCGTTTTTCGCCCGAAGAAGAGGGTTTCCGCGAGGAGGTGCGCACCTTCCTGAAGCAGAAGCTGCCCACCCGCATTTCCGACAAGGTGCGGACCAACAAGCGCCTCACCAAGCAGGATATGGTCGATTGGCACACCATCCTCAATGAGCGCGGCTGGTATGCGAACCACTGGCCGAAAGACTATGGTGGTCCCGGCTGGTCGGTCGCGCAGGCGGCGATCTTCGATGTCGAGAGCGCGCTCGCCCATGCGCCGCGCATCATCCCCTTCGGAGTCTCGATGCTGGGTCCGGTCCTGATCAAATACGGGTCGCAGGCGCAGAAGGATTACTGGTTGCCGCGCATCCTCGATGGCACTGACTGGTGGTGCCAGGGCTATTCGGAGCCAGGCGCCGGCTCCGACCTCGCCAGCCTCAAGACCAGCGCGGTGCGTGATGGCGACCACTATGTCGTCAATGGCCAGAAGACCTGGACCACGCTCGGCCAACATGCCGACATGATCTTCTGCCTGGTGCGCACCTCCACCGAGGGCAAGAAGCAGGAAGGCATCTCCTTTCTGCTAGTCGACATGAAGACGCCGGGCGTCGAGGTTCGCCCGATCATCCTGTTGGATGGCGAGCATGAGGTGAACGAGGTGTTCTTCACCGACGTACGAGTGCCGGCCGAGAACCTCGTTGGTGAAGAGAATAAGGGCTGGACCTATGCCAAGTATCTGCTGACCTACGAGCGCGCGGGACTGGCGGGCGTCGGCGGATCGATGGCGGCGTTCGATCATCTCAAGGAAATCGCACGGACCCAGCGCAAGGGTGGCAGGCCGCTTGCCGAGGATCCGCTGTTCGCGGCACGCCTCGCCCGGCTGGAGATCGATCTCGAGAATATGAAGACGACCAACCTGCGCGTGCTGGCCGCATCGGGCAACAGCGGATCGGCGCCGCTGGAAATGACCGCGATGCTCAAGATCCGGGGCACCGAGATCCGGCAGGAGATCACCAGCCTGACGCGCCGCGCGCTCGGCCCCTACGCGCAGCCGTTCGTCAGCGAGGCGCTGGACGAGGGCTTCAACGGGGAGCCGATCGGCCCGGATTACGCGGCGCCCGTCGCCGCCGATTATTTCAACAATCGCAAGCTCTCGATCTTCGGCGGCTCCAACGAGGTGCAGCGCGAGATCATCACCAAAGCCCTGCTGGAGCTCTGACATGGATTTCCATCACAGCGAGGATCGGCAGATGCTGGCCGACACGCTCGGCCGCTATCTCCAGCAGCGTTACCCTATCGATGTGCGCAACAGGATCAGCGGATCGGAGGACGGTTGGTCGCGCGAGCATTGGGCGGCGCTCGCCGAACTCGGCGTCGTCGGCGCGCTGTTCGGCGAGGAGGCGGGCGGCTTCGGCGGCACCGGCTTCGACATCGCGGCGGTGTTCGAGCAACTCGGCAAGGCGCTGGTGGTCGAGCCGTTCCTCTGCACGCTGATGGCGGGCCGCATGCTGGCCAAGGCGGGCGGGCAGCATGCGTTGCTGGGCGACGCGATCGCCGGCACCACCATCCTCGCCTTCGCGCACGATGAGCCGCAGAGCCGCTATGATCTGGCCGACGTCGCGACACGCGCGATGCGGAACGGCGACGGCTGGGTACTGACCGGCATCAAGGCCGTCGTCCCGCAGATCGAGGCGGCGGACCGCGTCCTGGTTTCCGCGCGCATTGACGGTGAGCCGGGCGACGAAAGCGGCATCGGATTGTTCCTCGTCGACAAGGCGGCCGCTGCACTACGCGGTTATCCGATGATCGACGGTGGACGCGGCGGCGAACTGACGTTGAATGCGACGCCCGCAACGCTGATTACAGAGGACGGTCATGCGCTGATCGAGGATGCTGTCGCCGCCGGTATCGTCGCGCTCGCGTGGGAGGCGATCGGCGTGATGGACGTGCTCAAGGCCTCAACCCTCGATTATCTCCGCACCCGCAAGCAGTTCGGCGTGCCGATCGGCAAGTTCCAGGCGCTGCAGCATCGCATGGCGACCGTCGCGCTGGAGATCGAGCAGGCACGCTCCGCCGCGATCAACGCCGCCGACGCGCTCGGCAAGGACCGGCGCACGCGCGAGCGCGCCGTCTCCGCCGCCAAATATACGATCGGGCGGGTCGGCACGCTGGCCGCCGAGGAATCGATCCAGATGCACGGCGGTATCGGCATGACGTGGGAGCTGCCGCTATCGCACTTCGCCAAGCGGCTGACGATGATCGGTCACCAACTCGGCGACGAGGACCATCATATCGGCCGCTTCGTCGCGCTCGGTCACGCCGCGTGAGCGAAGCGCTCGTGGCCCTGCGCGCCGCCATCGGCGTGCGGCGCATGTCCGACTGGCTGGTGGTCGATCAAGCATTGATCGATCGCTTCGCCGATACGACGCTGGATCATCAGTTCATCCATGTCGATCCCGTCCGTGCCGCCGAGACCCCGTTTGGCGGCACGGTGGCGCACGGCCTGCTGACGCTCTCGATGCTGCCCCACCTGATGAGTTCCATCGCGCAGCCCGATCGGCCGCCGGCGCGGATGGGCGTGAATTACGGCTTCGATCGGGTGCGCTTCGTGCACCCCGTCCGCTCCGGCAGCCGCATCCGCGCCGGCGCGACGCTCGCTGCGATCGAAGAGATCACGCCGGGTCAATTCCAGCAGACCCACGACATCGCCGTGGAGATCGAGGGCGAGGCCAAGCCCGCTCTGGTCGCCACCTGGCTCACCCGTTTCTTCCTTTGAACATCCGACAGGAGAAAACCATGCGCGATGCCGTCATCGTCTCGACCGCCCGCACGCCGATCGGCCGTGCCTATCGCGGCGCGTTCAATGCCACGCCTTCCCCCACGCTCGCCGCCCATGCGATCCGTGCCGCCGTCGAGCGGGCTGGCGTCGACCCGGCCGAGGTGGACGATTGCATCATCGGCGCCGCCTTGCCGCAGGGCGT encodes the following:
- a CDS encoding TetR/AcrR family transcriptional regulator translates to MRVSVATNDDVETGIPAPDQASRYERQKQRIVDAATILLNRKGMRGMTLAEVAGELGLTTTSVTYYFRRKDQLLAAIFDDALARLEVMVHSAAAEPTPRACVERYIALYFDEFAQAQREGGRPIANLSEMRSMDEEARGRLVARYRAVMREVRGFFGPPRDEAHKRLLTARAHILNEALFWQYTWLGQFAIGDLPNVRRRFFHILDGGITTPGTPWDVRVVEPDPVTEPGEQESFLRVAIRLINDTGYRGASVKRIMAELNRTKGSFYHHLDAKDDLIVSCWRISRRRLADLRAKAYREHDSPWRRISTTVTSALALQLANEFPLLRVTAYQAMPPAVRDLAFLQAERFALAVMGALVEAMGEGTVRPVDPLIAAHLLLASINAAHDLQGAGDGQSIDEAIATYEAVLGDGLFDPE
- a CDS encoding acyl-CoA dehydrogenase family protein, which encodes MDFTLTERERHFQGHVRDFMNAQVRPRLAECARELETGDRWTPLETIETLKPKARAAGLWNLFMPPASGHAHVDDSFAFEGTQLSNLEYALCAEEMGRIVWASEVFNCSAPDTGNMEVLHRYGTREQKDRWLKPLMAGEIRSAFLMTEPEVASSDATNIRTSIVRDGDHYVINGRKWWSSGMGDPRAKLAIVMGKTNPDAQAHAQQAMILVDVDTPGVKVERLLSVYGYDHAPHGHAEVTLTDVRVPAENLLLGEGRGFEIAQGRLGPGRIHHCMRTIGAAEEALEAMARRLMSRTAFGKRIAEHSIWEERLARARIDIEMTRLLCLKAADMMDRAGNKAARNEIAMIKVQAPMMALKIIDDAVQAHGGGGVSGDFQLAADWANIRTLRLADGPDEVHARAIARAELGKYRDAAR
- a CDS encoding phosphotransferase family protein; translation: MSDLDDLALKVWLDRTLPDFDGAVAIEKFPGGQSNPTYRIATSAGHFVLRRKPFGQLLPSAHAVEREYRLLAALHPTGFPVPRPIALCEDAGVIGAAFYLMELVEGRTLWDGTLPDIAKADRRAYYEAMIDTLAALHAVDHETVGLGDFGPPGNYFERQVQRWTKQYRASQTDDIPEVEKLIEWLPRTLPAQTRTSIIHGDYRIDNLIYAADAPKVAAVLDWELTTIGDPLADFTYLAMNWAMPRDGRSGLAGVDLDAEGLPPLDAMVERYCTASGRDGLPDLHWYFAYNLFRLIGIVQGIKKRMIDGNASSSRAADTVAKLGLLTQAAWAEARKAGATD
- a CDS encoding SDR family NAD(P)-dependent oxidoreductase, with translation MDLFDLSGKIAIITGSSRGIGRAIAEAYADAGAKVVISSRKQPACEEVADAINAKHGEERAVAVAASISDKAALEALVAETRQRFGQIDILVCNAASNPYYGPMAGISDEQFRKIFDNNVLANHWLVSMVAPEMIERKDGAIVIVSSIGGLIGSDVIGAYNVSKAADFQLVRNLAIEFGKHNVRVNAIAPGVIRTDFAKALWEDPKAEAALKRVTPLGRIGEPDEIAGAAVFLASKAGSYVTGQGIVVDGGTTIKGGL
- a CDS encoding SDR family NAD(P)-dependent oxidoreductase, whose amino-acid sequence is MAGRFAGKSVLVTGAGSGIGRATARLFASEGAKVLAVDVTDGVEETAAGHDGIFAMRGDAGSEADVTAMIAAAIEKQGGIDVIFANAGISGGLPGILDQSVEDWQALLQVNLIGPFLAIKHGAKAMLDAGKPGAIVCTASVAGLRAGAGGPAYSASKAGVINLVQTAAQQLSGSGIRVNAVCPGLIETGMTQPFYDLARAKGKGDQLGMLNPLKRGGEPIEIATAVAFLASDEASYVNGHALVVDAGLSSSHPFARPRGIGETTF